The genomic segment TCAATAGGTAATGTCCATTTTTGTGATTTAGGTTGAACGATCCCATGATCCATGGCATGACTTCTTCCAATATCAGTAAGAATATATTGTCCATCCTTTTTTTCGTAATCATACCCCTCTATACCTAATGTACAGACTATCGTCCCTTCATAAGTATGCAGAAATTCCAAAAACTTAAATGCACTTTCCTTCTCTTCACTGTATGTAGGAATAACCCAAAGACCATCTTGTCCTTTTGTTAGGCTGGCTTCTCCATTTTGCCCAACTGGCGGTTGGATACCACGAATTTCAAAAGGAGTATCTGGATTTGTTGATATAGCTTTTTGATTAAATATACCAGTCCAATTATCCCAATAGACAAACAAGCCCACCCGTCCAGTTAATACCGCTTCTCTACAATTAGAACTACTATTAGTAGCAAAATTGGGATCATAAATACCTTCTTTATACAGCTTGGCTAACCATTCATATACCGGAATAGCCTCTTGGGTTGCATAGGGTATATACCAATCACCATCTTCTTCTTTTGCATAGCCATCTACCAATCCAGCAGAACCCATAAATGGTTGAATATCATAGATATTCTTAGATGTGATGCCGTAGGTATCATCTATACCATTGCCATCTGGATCATCATATGTGAAAGCCTTTAACACTTGATAGTATTCTTCCATATTTTGTGGAGCTTCTAATCCTAAATTCTCCAACCAATCCCAACGGATCAGTGGTAATCGCCCACCTTCATATTTGTTAAAGACGGCATATATTTCACCATCATCAGCTCGTATTCGATTCCATTCCTCTAATGGTATAAGAGAGAAATCACCTAATACAGATGAGTTCATTATTTGCTCAGTTAATGGCATAAACAAATGAAGCTGATACAGAGATTCAAATATATCCGTGTTCATATAAATGAGATCTACATTTTCACCTGCTGCAACTGTAGTTGTTACTTTAGCATTATAACTGGATCCTGAAATTTTACGTATGTTAATGGCTATACCAGAAAGCCTCTCAACTTCTTGCTCCCACAATTCATTTTCTTCAAAATCTTTTCCTCCTGTTACAGCAGTTAATATCTCTACAGGTCTTTTTTGGCTATTAATCTCCTCTTCTCCTTCTATTAGAGGATTTTTTGATTCATTATTATTGAGAGGTTTCTCATTGCATCCAGTCAATATAATCAATAATAAGCCAATTCCAAGTAACAAGAATCTTTTCCTCACACCCAATCCCTCTCCCTCTCTCAAGTTACTTTTTATTATAACCGTTATAAGGATGAGCTGTAAACCATGAGAATTGCCATTTGGCTACAGGATTGACCTTATTTACTGAAAACCAGCTGTTCACAGGTATTTATAAGGATATGTGCTTCTTTTAAAACCTTATAATCGTCTTCATTTGATGGTATATATATTCGATATCCTAGTCCTAATTCTTTTGCTAGTAATAACTCATCGTAGTCCATGGTTAATATTGCTATTTGGTCTATTTTAAGATGCCACTTCTTTAAAATGCTTTCCATTAAACTTCTTATTCCAACCTTTTCATTCAATAGTTCAACATAAAAATCCAATTCTTTTAATGACGCGATTAAACTTATTATATCTCCCTTTACTTTAGGATGTATGAGAATTACCTCAATATCATGCATTCTTAGTATCTGTGTATTGTTATTTTTATTCCTCTTATTACTCATTCCCATTACCTCCTGCAAAGTAAATTGGATTACTTAATAAAATGGTTACCCATCCTTCACAATCAAACCCATCTTCATTAAACTCTAATAAGCGTTTGACTTCAATCCTAACAAACTTTTCATTCTGGATAATGACTTTTTTACAATATGCTCTATCTTCTAATAGAATAATTTCTTCATTTTCATTGGTTATGACATGAAGTACATCTCCTATATTAAGATTCATTAATTCTATATGTACTTCTCTATCTAAAGTAGTATCTCCCAAAACATTATGTTCAGTATAAAGATTTAATTTGGGACACTGATTATTAAGGGTTATGTAAACCTTGCCATTTTTCATAGCTTCTACTAAGCTTTCTGTCGTTAGTTGTTGGGTATAGAGATGAGTCGTTGGTATGCCATGCCCCCGAAAAATGCCCGGTCCATGACAATCACTGCCACCAACTACAGGTATTTTCTTACCTTGTAACAATTGTTGATGCCACCATTGTACAGCTTTTTCATTTACAGGTCGCCACATACCATTCCAAATTTCTATCCAATCCACAGGTTGTTCAAAATCCTTTAACCATGGTGAGTCATTACAAAAGGGATGATTAATCCCTATGCCACACCCTTTTTCCTTTGCTTCTTTTAAATGCCACTCATAACATTCCCATTGAGGGTCCCAAGTGAAATCTTCTATAGGGGTTGCTACTCCTAACATGCCAACGTGCCCAGCCTCAAGTCCATATTCAACTCCTGGTGCAACGAGAATCTCTTGATCACATGGTAAGGATTGGTTAGCACTGGCAATATTATGGTCCGTGATAAAGATAAATTCTAATCCAACCTCTTTAGCACTTTGTATGGTTTCTGGTATGGATAAACGTCCATCACTATGTACCGTGTGCATATGGGTATCCCCTGCAACAAAACGATAGTGTTTTAAAGTAATAACAACCTTGGCAACAACCCGTACCCTTTGTATTTCATTTTTAGTTCGTGGAAAGACAACAAGTTGCCATTTTCCTTCTTCAATCTCTCCAGGTAAAGTACCTGGAGTACCAAACTCCTCTGTAAGCATTAAATACTTTCTATGAGTACAATTCCAGGCTCTTAACTTCTCCTTATGTTTAAGTCCAACTCCAACTAAGTCTGGACGCCCATGGTTTGGTTTAGGAGGTTGTTCAACTTCAATAAAGACTTCAATACGTTCTGCACCTTTAGGAACTTCAAAGTCATATGTAAACGTAGTATTCACATCTTCTTTATAATAATAATTATCAAATAAAATTTGCATAACACGACTCCTTTCCTGCCATATCCAACCGATGAATATGTAACGCGATATAATGAATAAACTTATATCCTAATATAAGATCTTTCAATGACTTTATAACATGGATTGAGTCCTGCCGTAAATTATCACTTTCTTATAGAGTCATCATATATAGTTAAAAATATACTAATTGCAGTTGTTTTCTAAGCCTTGCTCTACTATAAAAAATCCTCTATAATCAACTTAAAAGATAATCAAACGCAAGGAGTTGTTATGAATGGCTATCGTTGAAATAAGCATTGTACCTCTTGGTACAGCTAGTACATCTCTGAGTTCATATGTTGCTAAATGCCATGAACGATTAAAGAATTCTAATCTTAACTATCAACTAACACCAATGGGTACAATTATTGAAGGCGATCTTGTAGAAATCATGAGTTGCATTAATGATATGCATGAAGTTCCTTTTGCAGCAGGCGCTTCAAGAGTTATGACCAATATTAAAATTGATGATAGACGTGATCAACATGCTACTATGGAACAAAAGGTTCAATCCGTTAATAGTAAACTATAAGGGATAGGTATTCTTAATGTAATAACAACGTATATAATAAAAGAAAATGTTCAGCTCAAAAAATCCACATGAATTATTCATGTGGATTTTAAATAGCGGAGGACGGAATTGAACCGCCGACACTACGGGTATGAACCGTATGCTCTAGCCATCTGAGCTACTCCGCCATATTAACTTTTATTCAAGCTATTAGAATTATTAAATGGGCGCAACAGGGCTCGAACCTGTGACCCCCTGCTTGTAAGGCAGGTGCTCTCCCAGCTGAGCTATGCGCCCAAGATGACTTTTTGCCTTTAGCAAAACTTATTTTGCTTGCTTTGTAATTATCTACACAGCTTAGAAAAATTAGTTGCGCTTAAGGATCAATGTCATTGTAGACTTTTTAAAGTCTATAACAGGGGCAGTAGGACTTGAACCCACGACATCCGGTTTTGGAGACCGACGTTCTACCAACTGAACTATACCCCTATGTTTGTTTGCTTTTTTTAAGAATGCTTATTCATTTTACCTAATTTTTTCGGTGTTGTCAACATTTTTTAAATTTTTTTGGGAGCTTTTGCATGAAAAGCTCCCTTTAATAGTCATTTAATATTCCTTTATGCTTTACTCTCTACTTTCTGAGCACCTTTTTTTCTTTTCCCTTTATTTCCTTTAAAGAAGAATAGTACAAAGGAAGCTATAGCAATGAAGATAAAAAATGCACTGATCGGTCTTGTAACAAAGATAGAATAACTACCATCAGACATGACCAAAGCACGGCGGAAATTCATTTCGGCTAACGGTCCTAAAACAATTCCAAGTAAAATAGGAACCAGCTGAAAATTCATTCGACGTAAGAAATATGCCAGTATACCAAAACCAATGATAATGAATACATCATAAATGGCATTGTTAGTCGAATATGCTCCTGCTATACAAAAGACAATAACCATGGTTGCTAACAGTTCATATGGTATCTTCGTAATCTTTGCATAGAAGCGGATAAAGTACTTACCCATGATGTACATGAATACATTAACTACAATTAATCCAAGCATAATAGCATACATAATATTACCTTGCTCAACAAATAAAGTTGGACCAGGTACCATTCCATGAACCATTAATGCACCAAGTAAAATAGCAGTTGCACCATCTCCAGGTACACCTAATGTTAATAAAGGTATCATTGTAGCACCTGTTGCACCGTTATTGGCAGCTTCCGTAACAGCCACCCCTTCAATCTCACCTTTACCAAATGTCTCTGGATGTTTTGAATGGCGTTTCACTTGATCGTAACTGACAAAGGCTGCTAGGCCACCACCAGTACCAGGTGTAGCACCAATAATTGAACCTATTAATGAACCAATGGAAATAGGCTTAATGCAACGTTTGAATTCTTCTTTGGTGATTTTTTGTTTATCAATACTGAAACTTTTCAGACTAGCTGCATCAGTCTTTGGGTTATACTGAGACTTCATCATAATCTCAGATATTGCAAAGAGACCAATTAAAGCAATAATTAAAGGTATCCCCTTAAATAGATTATAATTATCAAAGGTAAAACGCATGGTTCCACTTAATTTGTCCATTCCGATGCTACTTACAAATATACCAAGGCAGGCACCTATAAGCCCCTTAAAAATATTATCATTAGAAACACCTGCAATAATGGATAAACCAAATACAGCTAAAGCTAAATACTCAGGTGGTCCAAAAAGTAATGTTACTTTTGCAATCTGTGGCGCTGCAAAAAGTAAAAGAAGTGCACTAAATATACCACCAATAGTTGATGCTATAATTGCCATTGACAATGCTTTATAAGCTTGACCTTTTTGAGTCATGGGGTAACCATCGAACAAAGTTGCTGCATTAGCCGATGTTCCGGGTGTATTTATTAGAATCGCTGTTATGGAACCGCCGTATGTACCACCACAATATATAGCTAATAGCATTAACATAGCCGGAATAGGATCTAAGCCATATGTCAATGGAATACACAAAATAATTCCTAAATCTGAAGTAAGACCAGGTATTGATCCTACGATAATACCCAACATCAAACCTACGGGGATAATAATAAAGGTTCCCCAAGTCATTAGTTCTTGTAATCCTCCTAAGAAATTCTCCATATTAATCCCCCCTTATGGTAAATTTACAGATAAAACGATCTTAAAAATAAAGTAAACTAAAGCCACTGTTGACATAGATATAGCATAATAATACCACTTTCTTGCGCCATAAAAAACTAAAATTGCTACTACTAAGAGTAAGGAAGATATTATAAATCCGATTGTACTAATTAAAAAACAAAAGACGATTAATATAGCAGCAAATAAAATGGACTTCATTTCCTTTTTGAATTTTTCAGATTGAAAGAATGCCTTATCAATGTAAACACTTTTCTTTGGCGTCATAAAAAGACCTTGTAATAATAAAACAAGTGAAAAAATGAACATACCGCCAATGACGATACGGGGTATTGTCTGCGCCGTTACAGCTGTCGTTTCCATGGTCTGTATCTGAGAAGGTATCAGCAACCAAATGACAGCTGCAAGTATGGCAAAGAGTCCACCAGAAATGATGTCTGAATTATATTTAATCTTCATGTCCCTGCCTCCTTTTAAAGAAAGGGGTAGTCCCCACTACCCCTCAACTTTCTGATAAATGTTACTCTTTTACTTGATTAATTCAACATACTCATTCATATCTTCTGTTTGTTTAGCAACGATCTCTAACAATTCATCTGCACCTGCTTCGAATGGAGGTAAGTCTAACTCTTTCATGAATTCTTGGAATTCAGGGTCTGCATAAACATCTTTGATGAATTGAGTAAGTACTTCTTGCTTCTCAGTATCTACTGAGCTACGTACTGCAAAGTAATCTAGACCAGTAAAGTCCATGTCGATACCTTGCTCTCTAAAAGATAATTGAGGCTCAAGACCGTCTACTTCAATTGTCTCTGGTACAAACGTTCCTAAAGAAACTAATTGACCTGACTTTACATATTCAGCATATACTGGAGGTGATCCGATACTTACATCAACATGACCGCCAACTAAAGCATTTATAGCATCTAGTCCACCATCAAATGGTACTGCTTCTGCATTCACACCTAATTTCTCAAATAAAACTGCTAAAACTGTATAGCCATCATTACCTGGTCCACCAGTTGTTGCATACTTGATTGTATTACCAGCATCTGAATATGCCTTAATATCTTCTATTGTGCTTAGACCAGACTTCTCTGGATTTGTTAATGCCACAAATGCAACTGTACGAATACCAATTAAAGGTGTAATATCATCTAATGAATATTGTACCTTTTGGAAATTTGGAGTTAATGAAAATAATGGACCATTTGCTGCAATCATAGTATAACCATCATCTGGATCGCCGACAAAAGAAGTCATAGCAACTGTTCCTGCTCCCCCTGTTCTGTTTTCAACGATAACAGGTTGTCCTAAATACTTTTCACCATAAGATGCAACTTTTCTTGCGAAGACATCTACTCCGCCACCTACTCCCCATGGTACAACAATCGTTACTGGTTTTGTTGGAAATTCTTCTCCTTTTGAAGTTTTCTCAGTCTTTTCCCCACATCCAACTAGTGAAAACATCATGATACATACTAACACAAATCCTGTTAGTCTTTTTAGTGTTTTATTCATAATATCCTATCTCCTCACATTGTATTATATTAATAATCATGAAGTATTCTATTCACAACTACAAATATCTTTTTTGAATATTATTAATATTCTTACTATGTAGAGCCTCTTATAATAAGTTTCGGTTTTGTAATGACTGTTTTTTCTTCTACCTCTTCACCGCACATTAGTTTGTGCAAAATATTAACTGCTGCTGTCCCCATCATTTCACGATCAACATGAACTGAGGTAAGTTCAGGTTCAACAACGGTACAGTAGTAGTTATCATCAAAACCTGCAACAGCTATATCATCTGGAATTTTTACACCTTCTCTTATAAGCGCCTTCATAGCGTATATGGCAATCATATCACTGTTACAAAAGAGTGCGGTAGGTCTTTGCTTTTGTATGAGTAAGTTCTTAACTGCTGCATATACATCCTGGAAATTAGGTTCCACACTATGTACATAATCATAATTCAATTCTATACCATTTTCTTTTAGTACATCCACATAGGCATTATAACGATGGTTACATATAAAAGGATTGTAACGACCAGAAAGGATACCTATCCTTTTATGACCTCTTCTAACGAGATGCTCTACTACTTGATGTGCACCGTAATACTCATCATTAATAACGCAATGTAGTCCATCTAGATCCATATAATTATTTAATAATACCACTGGAACCTTATTTTTTCTAAAAGTCAGTACTGTTTTACTATCAATCTGACTTGCCAAAATTACACCATCTACTTTTTTCTGCAACATGATTTCACCCGTAGGTAAAGTAATATCTTGATCTGTTGAGATAAATAGACTGTAACCGATCTTATTTGCTGTTTCAATAACCGCTTCTAATACAAGAGCATAGAAGGGATTTGAAATGATAGGCTTTTGCTCTGCGTATACAATAAAGCCTATATTACCTGTTCGATTTGTTTTCATTGCTCTAGCAATTGCATTCGGTGAATAATTAAGCTCTTTCGCCACTTCCAGAATCTTCTGTAAAGTTTGCGGTTTTACTTTCTCTGGATTAGTAAATGCTCTCGAAACTGTTGCTTTAGAGACACCTGCAACCTTTGCAACATCTAATATTGTGACCGACATTGCTCACCCCCTAATGAGAACGTTTTCATTATTATGTAAAATAGAGTAGAAATACTCAAATCAACATTTTTTTTGAGGTATTTCTACTAGCCCATTATAGCACCACCTAGATAAATATGTCAATATAGTTTTTATTTTAAAGTATCTTTTATGCACAATGTCTATAATTTTCATATTTTCTTGTTTTTATATCTAAAAAGAACTAGGTAATAAGAACGTTCTTATCCCCTATTCCTTCCTATTTCCAGAGACATCTATAGAAAATGATTGAAATTGTATCATTGTGCTATTTGTACATTTTTTACTATTTCCAATTAAAATATAAACTATAGTGATTGTTATCCACAGATATAGATTGATTTATCTGAATATTTTTCTTTTAAACATAAAAATATCCACATTCTGATTACAGAATGTGGATAAGTAGTAGCGGAGGACGGAATCGAACCGCCGACACTACGGGTATGAACCGTATGCTCTAGCCATCTGAGCTACTCCGCCATATAGTTCATTATTAACTTTTGTTAAATAATAAAGTGGGCGCAACAGGGCTCGAACCTGTGACCCCCTGCTTGTAAGGCAGGTGCTCTCCCAGCTGAGCTATGCGCCCAAGATGATTTTTAGCCTTTAGCAAAACTTATTTTCCTTGAATTGTAATTATTACACTGCTTAGAAAAATTAGTTGCGCTTAAGGATCAATGTCATTGTAGACTTTTTAAAGTGTAGTTATCCTTATTTTAATGTTATGAGAATTCATAACCAATGAAATTTTAGGAGAGCTAAGCTTTAAAATACTATATATTAATTCTCACTGGGATGAGAATTAAACGACCCAGAAGGGACTCGAACCCTCGACCTCCGGCGTGACAGGCCGGCGTGCTAACCAACTGTACCACTGGGCCATATAAACAAACAGGGGCAGTAGGACTTGAACCCACGACATCCGGTTTTGGAGACCGACGTTCTACCAACTGAACTATACCCCTTTATGAGTGATACTTATCCTGTTGCTTGCTGACAAATGATAGTATATCAGTTTCATTAAGGTATGTCAATAATTATAATAAAGTAAATGTATTTGAAATTTTTATACAATTCTAAAGGCAATAACTTTATTTTTTTAAAGATACCTAAAATGGCTTGATTATCACATAGCATAGAAGTTTGATTAACTAAAAAATATTAATAATATTATTACTATTTTTAGAGGTTTTATGTATATTATGAAGAATATATTAACTAGATTATATTACTCACTCTATGCCTAAACCAGTACGATCATGTTTTTATTAAGCTTAGAATATTTGATTCCGAAAACTAATCAATGGAATTATATTAAGGGTATGATACCATATTTAAGGAGTTGATAGAATTGTTTAAACATGTATTAGCATCTAATTATTTTAATCTATACAGGGTTACTGAAAACGTTTATGCAGCAATTAAAACTAATGATTTATGCATGGGTAATGCGGGCTTCATTAACTTAGGAGACAAGGTTGTTGTTTTTGATACCTTTCTTTCAATTGAAGCAGCAAAAGAACTTAAACAAGCTATTATCAATATTACGAACTGTACTAACTTTATTATTATCAATAGTCACAGCCATATTGATCATTACTTAGGCAATTGCGTATTCCCAGATCAAACGACTATCATCAGTTCGGAGATTGCATACCCAAAGTTTATTGAGAACAATGAGGAAATAAAGCTAGAAGAGAATCTTTATGATAAGGAAATAAGAGATTTAGATGACAAATTAAATACCTTAACAAATCGTGACGACATTTTGGATACTAATAATTTCTTAATTATCTATAAGAATCTCAATCATCCTGAATGTAAACTTATAAACCCAAACGTAACATTTAAAGATAACTTGTCTATTCATGGTTCATTAGACAGTATTGATTTAAGGGTTATACCGACGGCTCACTCCCATGGGGATATAATAGCTACAACTCTAGATAAAAGTGTTGCCTTTGTTGGTGATTTATTATT from the Vallitalea okinawensis genome contains:
- a CDS encoding tripartite tricarboxylate transporter substrate binding protein, which codes for MNKTLKRLTGFVLVCIMMFSLVGCGEKTEKTSKGEEFPTKPVTIVVPWGVGGGVDVFARKVASYGEKYLGQPVIVENRTGGAGTVAMTSFVGDPDDGYTMIAANGPLFSLTPNFQKVQYSLDDITPLIGIRTVAFVALTNPEKSGLSTIEDIKAYSDAGNTIKYATTGGPGNDGYTVLAVLFEKLGVNAEAVPFDGGLDAINALVGGHVDVSIGSPPVYAEYVKSGQLVSLGTFVPETIEVDGLEPQLSFREQGIDMDFTGLDYFAVRSSVDTEKQEVLTQFIKDVYADPEFQEFMKELDLPPFEAGADELLEIVAKQTEDMNEYVELIK
- a CDS encoding tripartite tricarboxylate transporter TctB family protein; translated protein: MKIKYNSDIISGGLFAILAAVIWLLIPSQIQTMETTAVTAQTIPRIVIGGMFIFSLVLLLQGLFMTPKKSVYIDKAFFQSEKFKKEMKSILFAAILIVFCFLISTIGFIISSLLLVVAILVFYGARKWYYYAISMSTVALVYFIFKIVLSVNLP
- a CDS encoding tripartite tricarboxylate transporter permease, with the protein product MENFLGGLQELMTWGTFIIIPVGLMLGIIVGSIPGLTSDLGIILCIPLTYGLDPIPAMLMLLAIYCGGTYGGSITAILINTPGTSANAATLFDGYPMTQKGQAYKALSMAIIASTIGGIFSALLLLFAAPQIAKVTLLFGPPEYLALAVFGLSIIAGVSNDNIFKGLIGACLGIFVSSIGMDKLSGTMRFTFDNYNLFKGIPLIIALIGLFAISEIMMKSQYNPKTDAASLKSFSIDKQKITKEEFKRCIKPISIGSLIGSIIGATPGTGGGLAAFVSYDQVKRHSKHPETFGKGEIEGVAVTEAANNGATGATMIPLLTLGVPGDGATAILLGALMVHGMVPGPTLFVEQGNIMYAIMLGLIVVNVFMYIMGKYFIRFYAKITKIPYELLATMVIVFCIAGAYSTNNAIYDVFIIIGFGILAYFLRRMNFQLVPILLGIVLGPLAEMNFRRALVMSDGSYSIFVTRPISAFFIFIAIASFVLFFFKGNKGKRKKGAQKVESKA
- a CDS encoding MTH1187 family thiamine-binding protein codes for the protein MAIVEISIVPLGTASTSLSSYVAKCHERLKNSNLNYQLTPMGTIIEGDLVEIMSCINDMHEVPFAAGASRVMTNIKIDDRRDQHATMEQKVQSVNSKL
- a CDS encoding CehA/McbA family metallohydrolase, with the protein product MQILFDNYYYKEDVNTTFTYDFEVPKGAERIEVFIEVEQPPKPNHGRPDLVGVGLKHKEKLRAWNCTHRKYLMLTEEFGTPGTLPGEIEEGKWQLVVFPRTKNEIQRVRVVAKVVITLKHYRFVAGDTHMHTVHSDGRLSIPETIQSAKEVGLEFIFITDHNIASANQSLPCDQEILVAPGVEYGLEAGHVGMLGVATPIEDFTWDPQWECYEWHLKEAKEKGCGIGINHPFCNDSPWLKDFEQPVDWIEIWNGMWRPVNEKAVQWWHQQLLQGKKIPVVGGSDCHGPGIFRGHGIPTTHLYTQQLTTESLVEAMKNGKVYITLNNQCPKLNLYTEHNVLGDTTLDREVHIELMNLNIGDVLHVITNENEEIILLEDRAYCKKVIIQNEKFVRIEVKRLLEFNEDGFDCEGWVTILLSNPIYFAGGNGNE
- a CDS encoding extracellular solute-binding protein, coding for MRKRFLLLGIGLLLIILTGCNEKPLNNNESKNPLIEGEEEINSQKRPVEILTAVTGGKDFEENELWEQEVERLSGIAINIRKISGSSYNAKVTTTVAAGENVDLIYMNTDIFESLYQLHLFMPLTEQIMNSSVLGDFSLIPLEEWNRIRADDGEIYAVFNKYEGGRLPLIRWDWLENLGLEAPQNMEEYYQVLKAFTYDDPDGNGIDDTYGITSKNIYDIQPFMGSAGLVDGYAKEEDGDWYIPYATQEAIPVYEWLAKLYKEGIYDPNFATNSSSNCREAVLTGRVGLFVYWDNWTGIFNQKAISTNPDTPFEIRGIQPPVGQNGEASLTKGQDGLWVIPTYSEEKESAFKFLEFLHTYEGTIVCTLGIEGYDYEKKDGQYILTDIGRSHAMDHGIVQPKSQKWTLPIDAPKNYLQSKEIILSYGKNEVIRSTSKAAEEIVTKYAVKAILGSISSEEAVQAMQEELALRGYID
- a CDS encoding LacI family DNA-binding transcriptional regulator, coding for MSVTILDVAKVAGVSKATVSRAFTNPEKVKPQTLQKILEVAKELNYSPNAIARAMKTNRTGNIGFIVYAEQKPIISNPFYALVLEAVIETANKIGYSLFISTDQDITLPTGEIMLQKKVDGVILASQIDSKTVLTFRKNKVPVVLLNNYMDLDGLHCVINDEYYGAHQVVEHLVRRGHKRIGILSGRYNPFICNHRYNAYVDVLKENGIELNYDYVHSVEPNFQDVYAAVKNLLIQKQRPTALFCNSDMIAIYAMKALIREGVKIPDDIAVAGFDDNYYCTVVEPELTSVHVDREMMGTAAVNILHKLMCGEEVEEKTVITKPKLIIRGST
- a CDS encoding MBL fold metallo-hydrolase, which encodes MFKHVLASNYFNLYRVTENVYAAIKTNDLCMGNAGFINLGDKVVVFDTFLSIEAAKELKQAIINITNCTNFIIINSHSHIDHYLGNCVFPDQTTIISSEIAYPKFIENNEEIKLEENLYDKEIRDLDDKLNTLTNRDDILDTNNFLIIYKNLNHPECKLINPNVTFKDNLSIHGSLDSIDLRVIPTAHSHGDIIATTLDKSVAFVGDLLFIDEHPYLGAGDPIKLIKELRTLLHSEIKHFIPGHGPICSKEQISEQIEYIETIITLVKENLKDSDNLKASDLPSKYHHYKGPCFRWNINFLTDYLKESKEIDFDSK